From Sceloporus undulatus isolate JIND9_A2432 ecotype Alabama chromosome 6, SceUnd_v1.1, whole genome shotgun sequence, one genomic window encodes:
- the PKMYT1 gene encoding membrane-associated tyrosine- and threonine-specific cdc2-inhibitory kinase isoform X2 codes for MGLNSLFHLLQVRYREDGQLYAVKRSVELFRGEGDRQRKLAEVRKHERVGHHPNCVSFIQAWEERGQLYIQTELCPGSLLQYCEKYGPLPEWQVRAFLWDLLQGLHHLHGRNLLHMDVKPANIFLSSSNVCKLGDFGLMLELDCGDLSDAQEGDPRYMAPELLRGEYTKAADIFSLGITILEIACNMELPNGGEGWQQLRQGYLPPEFTADLSSELRTLLAAMLEPSPLLRPSVETLLASSLMQKTARWRKLMLLAQSGIQRGVSMCKTLLRFMQWVWETVCSPAHWLLFWHQNVPVTPPHSPLVLPLQDSSLSSDWGEEEDGNIEESLGEDGFLLSGTVGHHNHTCPVELHSSDRQPDSPLLNRCPCVGSTSTPRHPSPQQTGGRKNRSLVLPDSPNLSFISPKSTNSSPMSSDLLPVNGLRRTLTFEDDEEEDEWEAVDPQCSNQCSTFEPKNLLSLFEDSMASEQKCQS; via the exons ATGGGCCTGAATAGTCTATTTCATCTCTTACAGGTACGTTATAGGGAGGATGGACAGCTGTATGCTGTGAAGCGTTCTGTGGAGCTGTTTCGAGGTGAGGGTGACAGGCAGCGGAAATTGGCAGAGGTGCGCAAACATGAACGTGTAGGGCACCATCCCAACTGTGTGAGCTTTATACAAGCCTGGGAGGAGCGCGGTCAGCTCTACATCCAGACAGAGTTGTGCCCAGGCAGTCTGCTGCAATACTGTGAGAAGTATGGGCCACTACCTGAATGGCAGGTGCGGGCCTTCCTCTGGGATTTGCTGCAGGGATTGCACCACCTACATGGCCGCAATCTTTTGCACATGGATGTCAAGCCAGCTAACATCTTCCTCTCATCTAGCAATGTCTGtaaactgggtgactttgggctcaTGCTGGAGCTGGACTGTGGAGATCTCAGTGATGCTCAAGAAGGGGATCCCCGTTATATGGCCCCTGAGTTGCTCCGTGGAGAATACACCAAGGCTGCTGACATCTTCAG tCTTGGCATAACCATTTTAGAGATTGCCTGCAACATGGAGCTCCCCAATGGAGGTGAAGGATGGCAGCAGCTGCGACAGGGTTATCTGCCCCCTGAGTTCACTGCAG ATCTTTCTTCTGAACTGCGGACACTTCTGGCTGCCATGTTGGAACCCAGCCCTCTTCTCCGACCCTCAGTTGAGACACTGCTTGCTTCCAGCCTCATGCAAAAGACAGCAAGATGGCGGAAGTTGATGCTTCTGGCACAATCTGGGATCCAGCGGGGAGTTTCCATGTGCAAA ACTCTCCTTAGGTTCATGCAGTGGGTCTGGGAGACTGTATGCAGCCCAGCTCactggctgctgttctggcaTCAGAATGTTCCAGTTACACCTCCACATTCACCCCTTGTTCTACCCTTGCAAGACAGCAGTCTTTCTAGTGACTGGGGTGAAGAGGAAGATGGGAATATCGAAGAGAGCCTTGGTGAAGATGGCTTTTTGCTCTCAGGCACAGTTGGGCATCACAACCACACTTGTCCTGTAGAGCTGCACTCCTCAGACAG ACAGCCTGATTCCCCACTCCTGAACAGATGCCCATGTGTAGGAAGCACCTCAACACCACGACATCCCTCACCCCAGCAGACTGGTGGCAGAAAGAACAG GTCTTTGGTACTCCCAGATAGTCCCAACCTCAGCTTCATCAGCCCAAAGTCTACAAACAGCAGCCCTATGTCATCAGACCTACTGCCTGTGAATGGTCTGCGACGCACACTAACTTTTGaggatgatgaagaggaggatgaatGGGAAGCAGTTGATCCCCAGTGCTCAAATCAATGTTCCACCTTTGAACCAAAAAACCTGCTGAGCTTGTTTGAGGATTCCATGGCATCTGAGCAGAAGTGTCAGAGCTGA